ACATGGGCGGCAGCATGCGGCTGGGACTGTACCCCGCGAAGCTCACCCCGGGATCACTGGTCGAACGGCTGTACAACGCCCCGTACGTGGACGAACGTCATCGACACCGGTACGAGGTGAACAACTCCCTGCGACCCAAACTCGCGGCCGCCGGATTGGATTTCTCCGGCACTTCTCCCGACGGGCGTCTGGTGGAGTTCGTCGAGCTGCCCCAGACCGTCCACCCGTACTACGTCGGAACCCAGGCCCACCCCGAGTTCCGCTCCCGGCCGACGCGGGCCCATCCACTGTTCGCGGGACTCGTCGAGGCGGCGCTCAAACTGCGGTCGCAGGATGCGCAGGTTTCAGATGCCCAAATCTCCAGCAGTGCCACACCCGCCGATCCCGCGTAATCCGACGACCACCTCTCGCCTGGCCAGGTCATGACAGATACGACAGACAACACGGACAACACGGACTCGACAGGTATCGCCGACGAGTTCGACCCCCGCCCAGTGACGCAGCGGATCCCGCGCTTCGACGGGCTGCGCTGGGCCGTGCGCACCGACCACGTCGAGTTGAGCAGCGGCGAGGTGGTCGTCCGCGACTACATCGTTCATCCCGGGGCAGTCGGCATTCTGGCGCTCGACGACGACGATCGGGTCCTGTTCATCCGCCAGTACCGCCATCCCGTCGGATTTCAGTTGTGGGAGCCTCCCGCCGGGCTGATGGACATGGTTGGGGAGTCCGCCCTGCGCACGGCGCAGCGAGAACTCGTCGAGGAGGCCGGCCTGCTCGCCGACGAATGGCATGTGCTGGCCGACTGGTTCAACTCGCCGGGCGGGACCAGCGAGGCGTTTCGCTGCTTCCTCGCGCGGGGCCTGCACGAGGTTCCCGGCGGCAGGCCACCGGGCTCGGGGGAGGAGGCTGACCTGCCGACAGCGTGGGTCCCCTTGTCGGACGCCGTCGATCTCGTCCTGGCGGGCGCATTGGCCAACCCGACGTCGGCCACGGGAGTCCTTGCGGCTGCGGCAGCCCAGGCCCGCGGCTGGCAGGGCCTGCGGCCGGCGGACACTCCGTGGCCCACCCGGGATCAGTTGATCAGCCAAGACCGCGTCTGGCTGCCTTCGGACTGAGTCCTCCGACCACACAACTGGACCGGGGGGCGGGGGGCTCACGCGG
This sequence is a window from Candidatus Nanopelagicales bacterium. Protein-coding genes within it:
- a CDS encoding NUDIX hydrolase, which gives rise to MTDTTDNTDNTDSTGIADEFDPRPVTQRIPRFDGLRWAVRTDHVELSSGEVVVRDYIVHPGAVGILALDDDDRVLFIRQYRHPVGFQLWEPPAGLMDMVGESALRTAQRELVEEAGLLADEWHVLADWFNSPGGTSEAFRCFLARGLHEVPGGRPPGSGEEADLPTAWVPLSDAVDLVLAGALANPTSATGVLAAAAAQARGWQGLRPADTPWPTRDQLISQDRVWLPSD